GGTCGGCCGTCGAGGACGGAACGAAACGCCGGGGGCATCACGTGGGTCGACGGGAGCGACCGTTCCGTCTGGATCGCTGCGCACGAGGAGATCAGAACCGCGATTGCGATCGTCGCGAAGGAAGACGAGCGGCTTCTCACTGTGCGGCCTCGATAGGCTCGCAGTGCGTCGCCACGAAGATACTCTCGCCCATCTTCTCGTCGAGCGTCATCGCTCAGGAGTACCTCGATTTGCGACATCCCCCTGCCTCTCTTAGCACCGCTGTGGCAGCGGCGAACCGGCACCCTGATCGAAAACGGTGCTACCCACCAGCGAGCGAGTTCACGATCGTAACCACGTCGCCAGCATCGAGCGGACGATCCAGCGCCGCGCGACCGCGGGCGCCATCCTCGTTCAGGAAACAAAGAACGTGGCGGAGCGCGGCGCCAGGCAGCCGAGGAACGTGCTGCCGAGCATCTCGGTACCGGAGAGATCGACGATGAGACGAGCGTCCGGGCCCTTATCCATCAGACGACAGACCACCCGCTTGAACGCCGGACTCTCGCCCACTCGTCGCTTCCTAGACTATCGGGGGGACTTCAACGTCGCTTGAAAGCCTACGCAGTGCTCCATCGAGGTCATCTCGGGGCGGCCTTAGATCGTCGGAATATGCATGCGCATGATGCCGGCGTCACGGATCTCCTGAACGACCTCCGCGGGGAGCTGCCGCAGTCGATCGTACTCCGAAGCGAGGTCCTTCTCGCGGCCCCCCAAGACGAGTGCGCGCGCGTTCCGCAGGATGTCGCTCGCCGAGAGATACGACCCCGCTCGCGGCTTCATTTCGTTCGACGCGCTCATCGATCGGTACTCCTCGGGGTCAAACCGCAGTCGCGAGTCGCGGCGTGAAATCGGCTCGTCGCGCGACATCTCGGCACGCTCGAACCAGAGTGGGCGCAAACACGTTGGCCTTCGCGATGCAGGCGGCGTGGTTGCCGTGGACTTCGAACGCGGACGCGTTCGGGATCGAAGCCGCGAGCTTACGTTGGCGCGCCGGGGGCACCAGCTCGTCCTTGGTCGTGACGATCACCGACGTCGGCACGTCGACCCGACCGATCCAGTCATGCGACGAGAACCGCGCAACGGCGCCCGCCGCTTGGATCACGGTCGACGGTTCGTGCCCCGACAGCTCGGAGACGATCCGCTCGCGCAGCTGCGGATGTTCGACCCGCGCCAGCATCCGCGCGAGAAAGCGATCCTGCGCCGCACCCGGAACGAGTCGAGCTATCATCGCGGCCGACGCAAGAACCATCCGCGCCCCGCGGGCCAGCTTACGGGTCATGAAGTGACGTGCGGTTGCACAAAGCACCAGTCCGGCAACGTGCTCCGGGTGCCGGTGCCACGTGAGCGAGGCAATCGGCCCGCCCATCGAGTAACCGACGGCGAGAAAGCGCCCGAGGTCCAGCTGCTCCGCAATCAGAACCGCGTCGTCTGCACAGTCCGCTAGGCGGAAACGAGACGTGCGTAGGCCCTGGCCGTGGCCGCGATGATCGACGCATACTACGCGGAAGTGCTCGGAAAGCGGGCGGAGACACGGCCCCCAGTTGAGGCGACCCGTCGCGCCGAGCCCATGAAGCAGTACGACCGCTGGGGCGCCCGCGGGTCCGGGGATGTCGCGTACCTGCGTTCGGCCACGCCCCGGGAGTTCGATCTCTCTGTCGATCGACATGACGTTCTTGTGCCACCCCGCAGGAGCCCCCGCCAGTCGGCAATCGAACGCGTGCCTCAGCCCACCGGACTGCGTCGCTTGTCACCCAAAGCGTTCGGGGAGTCGAGCCATACGTCGGCTGCGCCCACGATCCCGAGTTCCTCGCGAACGTCGACGATCGGGCGCTCGAACGCCGCCCAGTAGTCCCAGCCGTCCATCAGATCCCGAGTCATCACGGCTCCGCACGCCAAACCCTGCATCATGAGGTCCGGATCCATCTGCCCTCGTGCGGCCCGAATATCGAGCGGCGGATCGAGCATGATGCCGAGATGAAATGCCGCGATGCCATCGAGGAGAACCTCACTCGCGTGACGTCCGGCGTAGCCCGCAGTGAATGCGCCGACAGCGATCTCCCCGGCGGGATCCGTGTTAAAGCCGCCGAGCAGGTGAGAGGCGTCGTGCACGGTAAAGAGGGCTTCCGGGTAGGCGCCCTTCTCGCCCGGGAGGAGAAACCCACGCGTTTCGTAGAACTGAAAGTAGGACTTTCCCAACGTTCCGTCGGGTAGCTTCTCCAGCGCGCGGAATCGGCTTGCGACCGCCTCGTCCCCACGCGTCTCCAGGTACGCGTCGACGACCGCCTTCAGCGTACCGAGAATACCGTCGCCAGGCAGGAAGCCGGCCGCCAACAGCTTTCGACCGTAGTCCAGCTTCAACCGGAGGATCTGGCCGTCACGAAGTCGGCGCATGTTCGTCACCGCGTCGGATGCGATTCCAAACTCGGCCGCGTACCGGTCGACCACACAAGCCCGCGCCGCTTCGACTTCCATCTCGATGTAGACGGCCAGCGTCAGAAACAGCAACGCCCGCGCCCGCTCGTCCTGTTGCGACAGAGCATTTGCGAGCGCGCGGGGTGAGACCTCCGGAAGGCGAGGCGGTACTCCCTCGAGGCCGAAGACGTGTCGCGCCGTGGCGTCGAGGAGAGTCTTGTCGAGTTCGCTCGGAGGATGCTCATCCTCGAGCCACATCACCTGCGCCATCGCAGCCAAGACGAGAAGCTGCTGCTCGCGGTTCCACACGACGACTTCCATGACGGCATCTAAGGCCCTACTCCTAGGCCACGCAAATTCGGGCGCTTCCCCTCCGAGCGGGCCTCCGGTACCTCCCCGAGATGGATGTCGCCTCGAAGTCGCGCCTGCTTCTGATCGAAGGCATCGTCGGCTCGGGCAAATCGTCCACCGCAAAGGAGCTGGCACGGCGGCTGCACAAGAACGGGCGCCCGGCTCGGTGGGTCCGCGAGGAAGCGGCGGACCACCCTGTCACTGCGAAGTCTGAAGACCGACCCGAGCCGATCGTGACCCGGATCGAGTGGTGGCTACGGCATTGGACCAACATCGCGGCGCGAAACGACGATATGGATCTCGTACTCGAAGGCACCGCGTTTCAGAGCACGGTCCGCATGCTGTTCGCGGAACGGGTGCCGCGGTCCCGGATCGACGAGTACGTGGATCAGTTCATCGTAGCCCTACGGCCAGCGGACGCGCGGATGATCTACCTGCGCCGCCTCCACCCAGAACGAGATTTGCGGGAACGGGTTCTTCCGCTACGAGGAGAAGATTGGACAGCGCGCGTCGCCCGATACTGTGAATCGACGCCGATCGGTCGCGGCCGTGGGTGGCGCGGCGCCGACGGGCTCGTTGCGTTCTGGTGCGAGTACCGGGCGCTCTGTGACGAACTGGTCGACCGGATGGACATCCCCGCCCTCTCGATCGATCCCACCGGCCGCGCGTGGAGCGCGATCCACGATGAGATCGAGGCATGGGTGCTGCAGAGCCGTGACGAGATCTCGAGCCTCACCGCTTGAGTACTCAGATCGGTCGGACCGGCGAAGCCGGATCGTAGAACGAGTAGAGCTTCACGAGCTCCGCGATCTGCCGCTTCGACGCGTTCAGCGTCTCGGCGTTCACGTTGAATATCTGTCCGGCCATCTCGGCTGCGTGTTCCAACGCGAAGACGTAACCGGCGGCGCAATCCTCGACGTGCAAGAACGTTCGGCGAGAGTCCCCCGCAAACAGAACGACAGTGCCTTCCTGGACCGCCTTCTGCACGAAGTCGTGGATCAGAAGTCCAGTCCGCATCCGCGGACTCACGCCGAAGATGGTCGGCCAGCGCAACGAGATCGACTGCTCGTGCGAAAGGAAGACCTGCTCGGCCTGGAGCTTCGCCACGCCGTAGTGACTGACCGGACAGACCTCCGTCTCCTCGCTGCTCACACCACCGCCCGCGCCATACAGGGACGTGGTCGACGCATACACGAGCAACTGCTCCTTCGAGAGGGCGCGGCAGATCTCGCGCGTCGCGGTCACGTTGATGCTGTCAGTGACGTACGTACCTCGATTCCAGAATGCGTTCGCGAGTAGGTTGAAGGCGTTGTTCGCCCACTTCCCCCAACGCAGGAACTCGGCGCCCTCTTCGTTGACCGCGGTCTCCATCATCCGAGAGGCGATGACCATCGCCGTGTCGGTGATGTACGTGCGTTCGTCGACGTCGCGGAAGACCGGGGTGAAAATCGAAACGGCACCCATCGGGAGACCCAAGTTACCGAACCCACGCAGGATCCGCACGAGGCGGCACCCGGCTCTACCCCCTTGAAGACCTCGGGCCGAATTCGCATCATCCACCCATGCCACCGACACAAGCGCCCCCGTCCAGCGACGAAATACCGGAGATCGACGTCACGCCGCTTTTCGGCGACCGTGGGTCCGCCCGAGACGAGATCGACCGCAAGATCTGCGAAGCGGCGTCCCGCGTCGGATTCATGACGATTGCCGGAGCGCCGCTCGGCGACGACGCCGGCAGGCAGGCGCGAGACTCACTGCTGCGGCTCTTCCGGCTCCCCGAAGGCGAGCGGCGAAAGCTCTGGAAGAAGAATTTCGCCCCGGAGAACCCGAACCTCTATCGCGGCTGGTTTCCACTTGAGTCTGCCGAGCCGCGGAGCCGGGAGGGCTTCGAGATCGGGCCGGACGTGGTTCGGGAGCTTCCGGACTCGGACGACGATCTTCTCTTCGAGCCCTCCGTGTTTCCGCCAGAGGAACAGATTCCGGGTTGGCGGCGGGACGCCGTTGCGTACTACCGAGCGATGGAGTCGATCGGCTACGCCCTCCTCGCGTCGATCTCACGCGGGATCGGCATTTCGGAGGACATCTTCCGCGGCGCGTTCGACGACGGAATCTCGACGCTGCGCCTTCTGCGCTACCCCGGCCGCCCAGCGGGCGAACCTCTCGCGCCCGAGCTCGAGAAATACTTCATGAGGTGGGCAGGCGAGCGCGTCGAAGTCGTTTGCGGTGGCCATGTGGACTCGGGGCTCGTGACGATTCTCGCCCAATGCGACGCGGCCGGCCTCCAGGCCCGAACCGACGACGGTCACTGGATCGACGTACCCCCGACCGAGAACGGGCTCATCATCAACTTTGGTGGTCTACTGGCTCGCTGGACCGGCGGTCGTGTGCGCGCGACGATGCACCGCGTGTTGTCCTCGGGCACGGAGCGCTTCTCGATTCCGTTCTTCTTCGAGCCTCGTCCGAACACGGTGATTGCGCCGCTCCCACTCGATGGGATCGAACCCTTCGCGCCATTCCAGTTCGGGGATTACCTCTGGGCGACCACGACGAAGTTCCCCGAAAACCACGGTTTGGGCCATCTGAGGCCGGCCCGCGCGCCGTACCGCGACCCGTTCGAGAAGCAGAGCTGAACGCACC
The nucleotide sequence above comes from Candidatus Binatia bacterium. Encoded proteins:
- a CDS encoding alpha/beta hydrolase, encoding MSIDREIELPGRGRTQVRDIPGPAGAPAVVLLHGLGATGRLNWGPCLRPLSEHFRVVCVDHRGHGQGLRTSRFRLADCADDAVLIAEQLDLGRFLAVGYSMGGPIASLTWHRHPEHVAGLVLCATARHFMTRKLARGARMVLASAAMIARLVPGAAQDRFLARMLARVEHPQLRERIVSELSGHEPSTVIQAAGAVARFSSHDWIGRVDVPTSVIVTTKDELVPPARQRKLAASIPNASAFEVHGNHAACIAKANVFAPTLVRACRDVARRADFTPRLATAV
- a CDS encoding SDR family oxidoreductase codes for the protein MGAVSIFTPVFRDVDERTYITDTAMVIASRMMETAVNEEGAEFLRWGKWANNAFNLLANAFWNRGTYVTDSINVTATREICRALSKEQLLVYASTTSLYGAGGGVSSEETEVCPVSHYGVAKLQAEQVFLSHEQSISLRWPTIFGVSPRMRTGLLIHDFVQKAVQEGTVVLFAGDSRRTFLHVEDCAAGYVFALEHAAEMAGQIFNVNAETLNASKRQIAELVKLYSFYDPASPVRPI
- a CDS encoding 2OG-Fe(II) oxygenase family protein gives rise to the protein MPPTQAPPSSDEIPEIDVTPLFGDRGSARDEIDRKICEAASRVGFMTIAGAPLGDDAGRQARDSLLRLFRLPEGERRKLWKKNFAPENPNLYRGWFPLESAEPRSREGFEIGPDVVRELPDSDDDLLFEPSVFPPEEQIPGWRRDAVAYYRAMESIGYALLASISRGIGISEDIFRGAFDDGISTLRLLRYPGRPAGEPLAPELEKYFMRWAGERVEVVCGGHVDSGLVTILAQCDAAGLQARTDDGHWIDVPPTENGLIINFGGLLARWTGGRVRATMHRVLSSGTERFSIPFFFEPRPNTVIAPLPLDGIEPFAPFQFGDYLWATTTKFPENHGLGHLRPARAPYRDPFEKQS